A part of Flexistipes sp. genomic DNA contains:
- a CDS encoding glycosyltransferase, with the protein MKVLYVIGALPYGGVENLLFETVNNMKHYGVTPYIVNLAGIGEQHQAFVNSGIETISVGKGNGYIKTHRLDTAWKLRKIIKSIAPDVIHTMHFSADFFGRLSALFMNIPVIVHIHNPRIAGKIHRKILNRALSYKTSAYISVSQEVKKQVELYHNLAVKPNKVIYNGINRDKFANLQKDKNSKQIFACGRLVKLKNFDILIKAFGKIYDYHPDYQLVIAGDGPEKNSLKKLIKDTGLENNVFLTGYRTDIPYLLSKSNIFVMPSESEGFGIAHLEAMFMGVPAIISENVGTKEIAANCSLICDKTEEDIAEKIDLLIKDKKLYEKLSFEAKRLSEDFTIDNYCSQLVNLYNQVLKNGL; encoded by the coding sequence TTGAAAGTTTTGTATGTAATAGGGGCTCTACCTTACGGTGGTGTGGAGAATCTTCTTTTTGAAACTGTAAATAATATGAAGCATTATGGCGTGACTCCTTACATTGTAAATCTGGCAGGAATAGGTGAGCAGCACCAAGCTTTTGTAAATAGCGGAATAGAGACAATAAGTGTTGGAAAGGGAAATGGATATATAAAAACTCATAGATTAGATACAGCATGGAAACTTAGAAAAATTATCAAGTCAATTGCCCCAGATGTAATACATACTATGCATTTTTCTGCTGATTTTTTCGGACGTTTGTCTGCGTTGTTTATGAATATTCCTGTAATTGTGCATATCCACAATCCTAGAATAGCCGGAAAAATTCACCGGAAGATCCTAAATAGAGCTCTTTCATACAAGACGTCTGCTTATATTTCTGTATCACAGGAAGTTAAAAAACAGGTCGAATTATATCATAATCTTGCTGTTAAGCCAAACAAAGTAATTTATAATGGTATTAATAGAGATAAATTTGCAAACTTACAAAAGGATAAAAACAGTAAGCAGATTTTTGCCTGCGGCAGACTTGTAAAACTTAAAAATTTTGATATTTTAATTAAAGCATTTGGAAAAATATATGATTATCATCCCGATTATCAATTGGTAATTGCCGGCGACGGTCCGGAGAAAAATTCTTTAAAAAAACTTATAAAAGACACTGGTCTTGAAAATAATGTCTTTTTGACTGGCTACAGAACTGATATCCCTTATCTGCTGTCAAAATCCAACATCTTTGTCATGCCCTCGGAAAGTGAAGGTTTTGGAATTGCACACCTTGAGGCAATGTTTATGGGGGTACCGGCCATTATTTCTGAAAATGTCGGGACAAAAGAAATTGCTGCTAACTGTTCATTGATTTGTGATAAAACTGAAGAAGATATTGCAGAAAAAATTGATTTGCTTATTAAAGATAAGAAATTATATGAGAAACTTTCTTTTGAAGCAAAAAGGCTATCGGAAGATTTTACAATTGATAATTATTGTTCTCAGCTTGTAAATTTGTATAACCAAGTGCTAAAAAATGGTTTATAG
- a CDS encoding O-antigen ligase family protein encodes MVLKTSYFGKFDVNFLYIFGFSLFILFIPISVSLRQSGIGILFFAFLIDYIQFKKNSYNKESFIQIDKTILFLIFSFIFIMLINVLFISYYPSRSFEVFFRILWKAFPLFFIAARFVQRKSENIRYLSLIYVVSMTVQGIDAMYQLNTGVSFISGDPGSLVSRLTGTMGDPRVTVYIAIGLFSYFVLFDIFKKKFNYFTSFIITFCLSAPAMLFLILSKTRSAWFGAIAFIVFLIIFKRKLILPFVFTIIIIASIFIKTIIARLNFETIASDYRWDYWTIGLKLLKKKPFIGHGLGIYEQAFTKYGLIPPSPYEHVGHPHNIYIQLLVNVGLIGTAIFLLFVSLLFYCGIKRYLISKNHYIIFTLGACLAYLVSAFSNASFYLPWWLGLAMIMFGVSAGLTFTNNFKE; translated from the coding sequence TATATATTTTTGGATTCTCTTTATTTATATTGTTTATCCCTATTTCTGTAAGTTTAAGGCAATCAGGAATCGGGATATTATTTTTTGCTTTTTTAATTGATTACATTCAATTTAAAAAAAATTCTTATAATAAAGAGTCATTTATACAAATTGATAAAACAATTTTGTTTTTAATTTTTTCTTTTATTTTTATTATGCTTATTAATGTATTATTTATATCTTATTATCCCAGCAGAAGTTTTGAAGTGTTTTTTCGCATATTATGGAAAGCTTTTCCTTTATTTTTTATTGCTGCAAGATTTGTTCAAAGGAAAAGCGAGAATATTCGTTATTTATCATTGATATATGTTGTGTCTATGACTGTTCAAGGTATTGATGCAATGTACCAGCTTAACACAGGAGTAAGTTTTATATCCGGAGATCCAGGCTCTTTGGTGAGTAGATTAACGGGTACTATGGGCGACCCGCGGGTCACTGTTTATATTGCTATCGGTTTGTTTTCATACTTTGTTTTGTTTGATATATTTAAGAAAAAATTTAATTATTTTACTTCATTTATTATTACATTTTGCTTATCTGCGCCTGCTATGTTGTTTTTAATCCTTTCAAAAACCAGAAGTGCATGGTTTGGAGCAATCGCCTTTATTGTCTTTTTGATAATTTTTAAAAGAAAACTAATTCTTCCTTTTGTTTTCACTATAATAATTATTGCCAGTATTTTTATTAAAACGATTATCGCAAGATTAAACTTTGAAACAATTGCAAGTGATTACAGATGGGATTATTGGACTATAGGACTAAAACTTTTGAAAAAAAAACCTTTCATAGGTCACGGATTAGGCATTTACGAGCAAGCGTTCACTAAATACGGCTTGATACCTCCAAGTCCATATGAACACGTTGGTCATCCTCACAATATATACATTCAGCTGCTTGTAAATGTTGGTTTAATTGGGACAGCTATTTTTCTGTTGTTTGTTTCATTACTTTTTTATTGTGGAATAAAAAGATATTTAATATCAAAAAATCACTATATAATCTTTACTTTGGGGGCATGTTTGGCTTATTTGGTATCTGCTTTTTCTAATGCATCATTTTACCTACCATGGTGGCTTGGTTTGGCAATGATAATGTTTGGTGTTTCAGCTGGGCTAACATTTACTAATAATTTTAAGGAGTAA
- a CDS encoding sulfatase-like hydrolase/transferase, producing the protein MKFRHIFSNLSKYILVNLLVTIIIFFFYLVFTSKSESALSWIFLPTALISTAFMLQFVIFIVLAIIAFILPRKKIVYFIFIVAQSVFVIFCVVDLFIFRLYNFHFNGMVVNMLTTDGFWDSVSLGSGTWLGAFVIIASVLFIQLLLFVLSTKIHIKKSIILKVFVLLLIITTFEKFLYAYADIYNKISVTRYSELYPLYQPLTMKGFASNFININKEKRIDFNKENSRLDYPKEKIEISDNKSNLPNIVLIAIDGWRFDMFNKSVSPNITNFAEKALVFKNHYSGGNASRFGIFSIFYGIHGYYWHSFLNERQSPVFIDTLQKLNYNFRIISSTRLTFPEFRKTAFVKIPEYIEDSLPGKDTIYRDANAVKDFVNWHKNYNSNDPFFSFMFLDAPHAKEFPEEFNKFKSESEDPNYLFINEKNITKLKNAYMNAVLYDDYLISKLLDYLKKSGSLKDTIIIITADHGEEFYEEGNFGHNSAFTEYQLKVPFVMYIPGRGHEEVKYMTSHLDIVPTLMRKLGVKNNIYDYSLGTNMLNKTERNYIVACNWDSCATYDKNYSFVFSFETYKSTFGALYDKNYNLIDNNTIRQKQTKRVLSIAKDFAHFFK; encoded by the coding sequence ATGAAGTTTAGGCATATATTTTCTAACTTATCAAAATACATTTTGGTGAATTTGCTGGTGACAATTATTATATTTTTCTTTTATTTGGTTTTTACAAGTAAAAGTGAAAGTGCTTTAAGTTGGATTTTCTTACCAACTGCATTAATTTCGACAGCATTTATGCTCCAGTTTGTTATTTTTATTGTTTTAGCTATAATAGCTTTTATTTTGCCCAGAAAAAAAATTGTTTATTTTATTTTTATAGTAGCACAATCTGTCTTTGTAATTTTTTGTGTTGTGGACTTATTTATATTCAGACTCTATAATTTCCACTTTAACGGAATGGTTGTTAATATGCTTACTACTGATGGTTTCTGGGATTCTGTCAGTCTTGGCTCTGGTACATGGCTTGGGGCATTTGTTATTATAGCTTCAGTGTTATTTATTCAGCTGCTATTGTTTGTTTTGAGCACCAAAATTCATATTAAAAAATCTATAATTTTGAAAGTTTTTGTTTTGTTGCTTATTATTACTACTTTTGAGAAATTTCTTTATGCCTATGCGGACATTTATAACAAAATAAGTGTTACAAGATATTCAGAGTTGTACCCTTTATACCAACCTCTAACTATGAAAGGGTTTGCAAGTAATTTTATAAATATTAATAAAGAAAAAAGAATAGATTTTAATAAGGAAAACTCAAGGCTGGATTATCCCAAGGAAAAGATTGAAATTTCAGACAACAAATCAAATTTACCAAATATAGTGCTTATCGCGATTGATGGCTGGCGTTTTGATATGTTTAATAAAAGTGTGAGTCCTAATATTACAAATTTTGCTGAAAAAGCTCTTGTTTTTAAAAATCATTACAGCGGTGGGAATGCATCCCGTTTTGGCATTTTTAGTATATTTTATGGGATACATGGCTATTATTGGCATTCCTTTTTAAATGAAAGACAAAGTCCTGTCTTTATTGATACACTGCAGAAGTTGAATTACAATTTCAGAATAATTTCCAGCACTCGATTAACCTTTCCGGAATTCAGGAAAACCGCGTTTGTTAAAATTCCAGAATATATTGAAGATTCTTTGCCAGGCAAAGATACCATATACAGAGATGCTAATGCAGTAAAAGACTTTGTGAATTGGCATAAAAATTATAATAGTAACGACCCGTTTTTTAGTTTTATGTTCCTTGATGCCCCGCATGCCAAAGAATTTCCCGAGGAGTTTAATAAATTTAAATCAGAAAGCGAAGATCCCAATTACCTTTTTATTAATGAAAAAAATATTACAAAATTAAAAAATGCTTATATGAATGCTGTACTTTACGATGACTATTTGATAAGTAAGCTTTTGGATTACTTGAAAAAGTCGGGCTCTTTAAAAGACACTATCATTATTATTACAGCAGATCATGGTGAAGAGTTTTATGAAGAGGGCAATTTTGGACACAATAGTGCATTTACTGAGTATCAGCTGAAAGTTCCGTTTGTAATGTATATCCCCGGCAGAGGACATGAAGAAGTTAAATACATGACAAGTCATCTGGATATTGTCCCAACTCTAATGAGAAAACTGGGAGTAAAAAATAATATCTATGATTACAGCTTAGGCACCAATATGCTTAATAAGACTGAAAGAAATTACATAGTTGCCTGTAATTGGGACAGCTGTGCTACATATGACAAAAATTATTCTTTTGTATTCTCATTTGAAACATATAAGTCAACTTTTGGTGCGTTGTACGATAAAAATTATAATCTTATTGACAATAATACAATCAGGCAAAAGCAGACCAAAAGGGTATTGTCAATTGCAAAGGATTTTGCTCATTTTTTTAAATAG